The stretch of DNA ATAACCATTTTATCAATTGGAATAATCAAAATATCCTGAGCTCCTTTTTCTTTCAGTTCATCAATCACATCCCAGAATCGCTCTTCATCAATAACAGAATGAATACTGCTCCATCCTTCTTCTGCTAAAGGAATCACTGTAGGACTTTTAAGAACAGGCAATACCTTTGCTATATCTTCTATTTTTTCATCCGGAACATTCATCAGAATATATTTGGAATTTTTTGCTTTGAGCACAGCCTTAATACGGAAAAGAAACTTATTCAGAATATTTTCTTTTTCCTGATCCAGGTTCGGGTTTTTAGCGAGTACGGCTTCGGAGAATAATAATGTGATGGTTTCCCTTAATCCATTTTTGAAAAGAGTACTTCCTGAGCTTACAATATCACAGATACCATCTGCTAATCCGATATTAGGAGCAATCTCTACTGATCCTGAGATCACGTGAATATCTGCAGAAATCTTTTTATCTGTCAGGAATTTTTTGAGGGTATTTGGATAAGAAGTTGCTATCTTTTTACCTTGAAAATAGGTAAGTTCATCAGTTGTTATGTCTTTAGGAACTGCCAGAGATACACGACACTTTGAAAACCCTAGCTTCTGAACAATCTCAATATCTTTTTGTTTTTCTACTAAAAGGTTTTCACCAACAATAGCAATATCCACTACTCCATCCTCAAGATATTGCGGAATATCGGAGTTTCTGAGGTACATGATTTCGAAAGGAAAATTATCCACCGAAACCTTGAGTTGGTCTTTTCCATTGTTGATGAAAATTCCGCAGTCTTTCAAAAGCTGTAAAGAATCTTCGTAAAGTCTGCCACTTTTCTGGATGGCGATTTTTAATTTACTCATTTGGGATGTATTGGGTCTGAGTAAATAAAAAGTATTTTTTGAAAAATTTCCGGGGAAGAATTTTAGAAACAAAAAAACCGTCTGTTACTCAGACGGTTTTTAATTATTTTTTGATTTTAACACAGGTCATTATCAATCAATTCCGTCTTAGCAGAGATGATGATGATAATGATGTAATGTTAAAAAATTGGGTTTCATTGTTCAAAATTGT from Chryseobacterium piperi encodes:
- the hisG gene encoding ATP phosphoribosyltransferase; its protein translation is MSKLKIAIQKSGRLYEDSLQLLKDCGIFINNGKDQLKVSVDNFPFEIMYLRNSDIPQYLEDGVVDIAIVGENLLVEKQKDIEIVQKLGFSKCRVSLAVPKDITTDELTYFQGKKIATSYPNTLKKFLTDKKISADIHVISGSVEIAPNIGLADGICDIVSSGSTLFKNGLRETITLLFSEAVLAKNPNLDQEKENILNKFLFRIKAVLKAKNSKYILMNVPDEKIEDIAKVLPVLKSPTVIPLAEEGWSSIHSVIDEERFWDVIDELKEKGAQDILIIPIDKMVI